The Styela clava chromosome 3, kaStyClav1.hap1.2, whole genome shotgun sequence genome includes the window CACAACGTTTTCTATAGATGAAGTCTGTGGTAACATGAGTTGAATCATGCTTACTAAAAAATTCGATGCATCTAGAAATCAACCAAACAAAACCAAGCTAATAATTGAAAACTCTAAAAAGTGCGCGTTATTAATACTGAATAaatatttctctattttattaaataaattttattagtttGTGACgcatttttcattattatgaCCTAATATGTGGACTCGTAAAATGAAGCTATCACTACGAGTATTCCTTGATTCACCGTTCGGTTTGGTTGAGtctaacaataaaatataaacgaATCGAAAAATcatggaatatttgaaataggcAATGGAAAAATGACGAAATTTCTTGACGATGATGACAAAATGACAACGTTTACATTTGTATTCCTTATTCAATCCTGTTCTGGAATGGTGTCTTTAAAATAGCACACAGTTCAAAGATTACCAATTATGGGATAAGCACAAGTACAACCAATataaattgacaatttcttttTCGTCGTGaaagtatttaaaaatttatcctTTTTATAAAAGAATTCCATACGGGTCTCCAACGGCACAGATTGTAAGGAAAGGTTTTCTTTTCTCGTCACGGGGTCGATGCACCCATTACACAAACAATGACGCTGTATAAAGAATTGGGGATATCtgttgaaaaagaaaataactCAAGTTGAGTGATCATACAGACCCACTAGGTTCAATGTCTTGAATATTACTAAtgattgaatataatatattccACTTGCTCATTTGTTTGCGCGACTGCGAAAGTTACATACATATAAGTATCAGAATGGAATTTTTATCTGGATTATCCCAGTTTGATTTTGTGCAATGTCTACATGATAAAATTGGCATTCCTTCAATATATGACGGattcatcttttttttattggagAGAGGGGACGCGTATACACACaagcatatcgtcacgctaataaaaaaatgattaattcatttttatcagttttcagtgacaaaagaaaaaaaaacaccctGAGAATTTTGTCGTAGCAGGATTCAAACTAAATTATTCGAAACTAATATTACCTGTTGGGGTCCCAATTCGGTTTTTCGGCATAAGGCGACAAGCTTCTTCGCCCATccattaaattattttctctGAGATATTGAGGAGTCATCGTAGGACATTTAGTGATTTCTCTTTTTGGTCTATTTGACGGAGGGGAAAAATATTCTTGCTTTGCTCTCTCAAGAGTCATATCGTCAGCAAATATCAAGTattcttttgattttttcataacTTCAGTTTTCATTAATATTTCGCATTCctttctataaataaaataaagcatAATGGTGTATCTGGAGTTAATTTTGGCTCGATTGCATTAAATCTAgattttgtacaaaaataaacttacagTAAAATTGTTGTTTCTTCTGCTGTTTTGCCGCGAAGTCCAATACATTCATATTCATTAAGTATTGTATTGCGATCATGTATACTAAATCTACTATCTTTTGTGGAATTCGACAATGAAAAATGGGAAAACAAAATCACAATTAAAACACGAAGAGAAACAAAGCTGAAAGTGTTCGCGACCATGGCGTATTTTCTGCAGTGTAAGCACGATTACAAAACTTACATTTTAAATATAACTCCATCTTTTATAGTAAAATTGCTGTACAGGAGTAATGGGAAATGGATTTTTTGGCGATTCAGAGGTCAAGGTTTCCGGGCATTTCCCCAACTATATATAGAAATATACAGAATGAGGAAGCACGCCTGAGTAACTTACTAAACGTGACATGGTAGCATTTCGAAACCTCTTGTCGAACGACAGCAAGTGGATTACATGAGTGCATTTTAAGCAAACCGTTCGAATAAGTATCCATGTTATTATTGGCCAGTGTTAAGTTGGGAAACAAATGCAATGAATACACGGGtctttattttcatatattcaaTGAAATAGATATAAATGTAGAGATTGCAGACAAATGACGTTCTCCCTTATTCCGAAAAATAAGATCATCTCACAAAACATCAATATAATTTCACACATTTCTAGACgatgttttttatttatgcAGTCGCGGAAATCACAGTACAGGAGTTGCGGGAATACTTCTACGGTCTATATTAGCTAATAAGGCTTGAAagaaacatattaaaatttCCAAGCGGAAAGTACTAGAATACCATCGTCATCGAGTTGAATCACGATCCTGTACAGTTATATGAGTGCAATCGGTCTTTAACTAATTGATATTGGAGGCTTGAATACTCATGCTATTAATGGGTCAGACAAATTCCAGACAGATTGGAATGATTCATAATTAGTTTTTATGTGTGACGCCAACAAAACCGTGGGGAAATTTCAGACCACAACTGAATGTATATTACTAAATGGTATTTTTGATGCTTCTATTTTTGCCACATTTGCGTTCCATGGAAatctaataaaattatataaaagatGCAATGTTCGACTGATTCTTGGAAACATAGACTAATTATACAACGGAACATTTAGGATAAAATTTGCAACATGCCAATGACTAATATCGGTAAAATGAGTTTTCTTTTTGTAATGGCGTTTCAGCAAGTAAGCAGCGTATTACCAAATGTAATGAAGGCTGAAATAACTCGGGAAAAGTTGAAATCAGAATATGATTGCATAGGGCTCATTGGAAAATCCGAAAAGGATACTAAAATGCTGTTGTAAGTACGAGTTTTTTGGAGAATAGTCAACATATTCAGATATACCTTTGCTGATCTAAATCCTGTTCTTTCAGTCCATTCTGAATATTTGGAAGTCGGAACGATTTCCAGTAGactaattatataatataaaaaatattctgtcATAGAAATGCTACTAGCATTCAAGATATCATATAGATGTGTTACGATAATCAGTCCactatattaataataaaataaaaattagtaaataataaattaaagtCAAAAATCAAATGGAATATGTAATGAAATGTCATTAAAAATAAGATGACGTATCAttgtttcgtttaatttttCTACATTCGCAGACGTGATTGTGAGTTCGCCATGAAATCGAGTGTGATGACTGAAACGAAAAAGTTTATCGAAAACGCCGTTGTGGAAGAACTAACAGAGATTATACATAACTATTTTGAGAAAGATCGTGCAATTTTTGCCAGACGTAAAAGATTCACAGATATGGATTGTCCGACGCTGAATAAACAAGATTTATCATCAAACGCAAAAGAAATGAGAAAGAGAAGTCTTGCTCCTTTTGTGTATAAACCAGATTTTAATCCTAACAGGTTGGTTTAGTTTTCCTGACCCTtctttgtattaaaatattctGTTACTCACAAACTACAATGCGTTTATAGTGATAGGATATCGGATATTATCCAATCAGACCTAAAATACCGTTCATATAAACAATGCATAACTTGAGGATCATCTATTCTAAATAACAATGAGTAAGAAATGAGGCGAAACGACCTCTCAATACTAATTTCTTTTCTCGTAGTTCAATTatttatataacatattttgatCGAATTGAAATCTAGTGAAATTGCAGtcgttgaaaattattttaaat containing:
- the LOC144420763 gene encoding interleukin-17F-like, producing MKTEVMKKSKEYLIFADDMTLERAKQEYFSPPSNRPKREITKCPTMTPQYLRENNLMDGRRSLSPYAEKPNWDPNRYPQFFIQRHCLCNGCIDPVTRKENLSLQSVPLETRMEFFYKKDKFLNTFTTKKKLSIYIGCTCAYPIIGNL
- the LOC120341864 gene encoding interleukin-17F-like, with product MPMTNIGKMSFLFVMAFQQVSSVLPNVMKAEITREKLKSEYDCIGLIGKSEKDTKMLLRDCEFAMKSSVMTETKKFIENAVVEELTEIIHNYFEKDRAIFARRKRFTDMDCPTLNKQDLSSNAKEMRKRSLAPFVYKPDFNPNRFPKLVLHGVCLCSGCIDLTTGRETLSLSSLAITGNVTVFYKEAGAMGYTKREEPIPIGCTCVYPLQST